The proteins below are encoded in one region of Mycobacterium botniense:
- a CDS encoding pyruvate, phosphate dikinase, with amino-acid sequence MTRVVPGNGAHHRTSSTRSASRRTAPTVVLLDGGANQPADIVGTKGHSIDMMRRHRLPVPPAFCITTEVGAQYLVQPEATINAIWDDVLAHMSRLEAETARTFGRGPRPLLVSVRSGAARSMPGMMDTVLNLGVNDAVEHALAESSTPAFARDIRQRFLRGYRRAVGGGIPSADPYAQLRGAIQAVFASWNAPRAIAYRTHHGLDDRSGTAVVVQAMVFGNMGANSGSGVVFSRNPITGANEPFGDWLSGGQGDDVVSGTVDVQPIVTLRHDQPSVYAELMAAARSLEHLCSDVQQIEFTVQHGALWLLQTRDAERSPRAAVHFALQLRREGLIDDTETLQRVSQANIETLLRPSLQPQTRLAAPLLAKGLPACPGVVSGRAYTDVEEAVQAADRGESVILVRTYTTPDDVPGMLAARGIVTEVGGASCHAAVISREFGRVAVVGCGHGTAAALAGKQITVDGTEGEVLGGVLDLSAWSETDSPELGELADIARRISPLRAHPDGDYPRLDDDSDAAVRTAMAAGHADVVSPTPLVTMLTALRVAGHGKPSESEYGSEPTRSRRDE; translated from the coding sequence ATGACTCGTGTCGTACCGGGGAACGGTGCGCACCACCGCACGTCGAGCACACGGTCGGCGAGCCGCCGGACTGCACCCACAGTCGTGCTGTTGGACGGCGGCGCAAACCAGCCGGCGGATATTGTGGGCACCAAAGGCCACAGTATCGACATGATGCGCCGCCACAGATTGCCGGTGCCGCCGGCGTTTTGCATCACCACCGAGGTCGGCGCTCAATATCTGGTCCAACCTGAAGCGACGATCAACGCGATCTGGGATGACGTGCTGGCCCACATGAGCCGGCTGGAGGCCGAAACCGCGCGCACGTTTGGCCGGGGACCGCGTCCCTTACTAGTCAGCGTGCGCTCCGGTGCCGCCCGATCGATGCCGGGCATGATGGACACGGTGCTGAATCTGGGTGTAAACGACGCGGTCGAGCACGCCCTGGCCGAGTCGAGCACTCCCGCGTTCGCCCGCGACATCCGCCAGCGGTTCCTCCGTGGCTATCGTCGTGCTGTCGGTGGCGGCATACCTTCGGCTGATCCGTACGCCCAGCTGCGCGGTGCCATACAGGCCGTGTTCGCCTCCTGGAACGCTCCCAGGGCCATCGCCTACCGCACCCACCACGGCCTCGATGATCGCAGCGGCACCGCTGTGGTGGTCCAGGCGATGGTTTTCGGGAACATGGGTGCCAATTCCGGCTCCGGGGTGGTGTTTTCACGCAACCCGATCACCGGCGCCAACGAGCCGTTCGGCGACTGGTTATCGGGCGGCCAAGGTGATGACGTCGTGTCGGGCACAGTCGACGTCCAGCCGATCGTGACCCTCAGGCACGACCAACCTTCTGTGTACGCCGAACTGATGGCTGCTGCGCGCAGCCTGGAACACCTCTGTTCAGACGTGCAACAAATCGAGTTCACGGTCCAACACGGTGCCCTGTGGCTGCTGCAGACGCGCGACGCCGAACGGTCACCCCGGGCGGCGGTGCATTTTGCCCTGCAGTTGCGTCGGGAGGGACTCATCGACGACACCGAAACGCTGCAGCGAGTGAGCCAAGCCAATATCGAGACACTGCTGCGCCCGTCGCTGCAACCGCAAACACGGCTAGCGGCGCCACTTTTAGCCAAAGGGCTGCCGGCATGTCCCGGGGTGGTATCGGGCCGGGCCTATACCGATGTCGAGGAAGCGGTGCAGGCGGCCGACCGTGGCGAATCGGTCATCCTGGTCCGCACCTACACCACACCCGACGACGTTCCCGGCATGCTCGCAGCGCGCGGCATCGTCACCGAGGTTGGCGGCGCCTCCTGCCATGCGGCAGTGATCAGCCGCGAATTCGGTCGGGTAGCTGTCGTCGGCTGTGGCCACGGGACCGCTGCAGCGCTGGCCGGCAAACAGATCACCGTCGACGGCACCGAAGGCGAAGTTCTCGGCGGCGTTCTGGATCTCTCCGCGTGGTCGGAGACTGACTCACCCGAACTCGGCGAATTGGCCGACATCGCGCGCCGGATCAGCCCGTTGCGGGCGCACCCCGATGGTGACTACCCGCGGCTGGATGACGATTCCGACGCTGCGGTGCGCACGGCGATGGCAGCCGGACATGCCGACGTGGTATCGCCCACCCCGCTTGTCACCATGTTGACGGCGTTGCGGGTAGCCGGTCACGGTAAACCCAGCGAGTCCGAGTACGGCTCTGAGCCCACGCGTTCGCGACGCGATGAGTGA
- a CDS encoding archease translates to MPNSGHRAVPHPADVTIEAWGPTCEACLGEAISALVDSFADLSRAQPVDTVVVDLPAGDAADRLVTALDHVIYLLDTQGLIPLATSVDIGPATLRLTMSVARIDSVELIGAAPKAVSLSGLECTQLGGQWRCRVTIDV, encoded by the coding sequence GTGCCGAACAGCGGGCACCGGGCTGTGCCCCATCCAGCGGACGTGACGATCGAGGCATGGGGGCCTACCTGCGAGGCTTGTCTGGGCGAGGCGATCAGCGCGCTGGTGGACAGTTTCGCCGATCTTTCCCGAGCACAGCCGGTGGACACCGTGGTCGTGGATCTGCCCGCCGGCGACGCGGCTGACCGTCTGGTGACCGCGCTCGACCACGTGATCTACCTTCTCGACACCCAGGGACTGATTCCCCTGGCCACCAGCGTCGACATCGGCCCGGCCACGCTGCGGTTAACCATGTCGGTGGCCCGGATCGACAGCGTCGAGCTGATCGGAGCAGCGCCCAAGGCGGTGTCCTTGTCCGGGCTTGAATGCACGCAGCTCGGCGGGCAGTGGCGCTGCCGCGTGACGATCGACGTGTAA
- a CDS encoding DUF3556 domain-containing protein, which produces MGFLRPQLPQIDMAEWSKGTRSEKIRPMARHWAEVGFGTPVALHLFYVIKIGLYILGGWLFALATPGIGGFTEVASWWWEPIVFEKVVLYTMLFEVVGLGCGFGPLNNRFFPPMGSILYWLRPNTIRLPPWPGKVPFTRGSARTGADVALYAALLIMILVALFSDGTGPIPELGTAIGVLPVWQIWVILGLLAVLGLRDKVIFLAARGEVYATLAVTFLFTAWSPVDMIVAAKVVFVVIWMGAATSKLNHHFPFVISTMMSNNPLIRAKSLKRAFFEKFPDDLRPGILSRIVAHGGTTVEMCVPVVLFFSRGGWLTAVAAAVMVCFHLAILTAIPMGVPLEWNVFMIYGIGALFVAYANLGLSNLKQPVPLAVLFVVITGIVIAGNLFPRKISFLPGMRYYAGNWDTTLWCVKPSADEKINRGLVAIASMPAAQLERYYGKERAQIPMYLGYAFRAMNTHGRALFTLAHRAMAGENEDDYVITDGERICSTAIGWNFGDGHMHNEQLIAAMQERCHFEPGEVRVVLLDAQPIHRQTQEYRLVDAATGEFERGYVRVADMVTRQPWEDDLPVHVLSTSAVDAGGSD; this is translated from the coding sequence ATGGGATTTCTCAGGCCTCAACTGCCGCAGATCGACATGGCCGAATGGAGCAAAGGCACCCGCAGCGAGAAGATCCGCCCGATGGCACGGCACTGGGCCGAGGTGGGGTTCGGCACGCCGGTCGCGCTGCATCTGTTCTACGTCATCAAGATCGGCCTCTACATCCTCGGTGGCTGGCTGTTCGCGCTGGCGACCCCGGGTATCGGCGGATTCACTGAGGTGGCCTCGTGGTGGTGGGAGCCGATCGTGTTCGAAAAGGTCGTGCTCTACACGATGCTGTTTGAAGTCGTCGGACTGGGGTGTGGCTTCGGGCCGCTGAACAACCGGTTCTTCCCGCCGATGGGCTCGATCCTGTACTGGTTGCGGCCTAACACCATCCGGCTTCCGCCGTGGCCCGGCAAAGTTCCGTTCACCCGGGGGAGTGCACGTACTGGTGCCGATGTCGCGCTCTACGCGGCGCTGCTGATAATGATTCTGGTTGCCCTGTTTTCGGACGGCACCGGGCCGATACCCGAGCTCGGCACCGCTATCGGCGTACTGCCGGTCTGGCAGATCTGGGTGATCCTCGGCCTGCTCGCCGTGCTCGGCCTGCGCGACAAAGTCATCTTTTTGGCCGCGCGCGGCGAGGTGTACGCCACGCTGGCGGTCACCTTCTTGTTCACGGCCTGGAGCCCTGTCGACATGATCGTCGCCGCCAAAGTGGTGTTCGTCGTCATCTGGATGGGCGCGGCCACCTCAAAACTCAACCACCATTTCCCGTTCGTGATCTCCACGATGATGTCCAACAATCCGCTCATTCGGGCGAAGTCGCTGAAGCGGGCGTTCTTCGAGAAGTTCCCCGACGACCTGCGGCCCGGTATTTTGTCGCGGATCGTCGCCCACGGCGGCACCACCGTGGAGATGTGTGTGCCGGTGGTGTTGTTCTTCTCCCGCGGCGGCTGGCTGACCGCGGTAGCGGCGGCGGTAATGGTGTGCTTTCATCTGGCGATCCTGACCGCGATCCCGATGGGGGTGCCGTTGGAGTGGAACGTGTTCATGATCTACGGCATCGGGGCGTTGTTCGTCGCGTACGCCAATCTCGGGCTCAGCAACCTGAAACAGCCTGTTCCGCTGGCCGTTTTGTTCGTTGTGATCACCGGGATCGTGATCGCGGGTAATCTGTTCCCGCGCAAGATCTCGTTCCTGCCGGGGATGCGCTATTACGCCGGCAACTGGGACACCACCCTGTGGTGTGTGAAACCTTCCGCCGACGAGAAGATCAACCGCGGCCTCGTCGCCATCGCCAGTATGCCGGCCGCCCAGCTAGAGCGGTACTACGGCAAGGAGCGAGCCCAGATTCCGATGTATCTCGGGTATGCCTTTCGCGCTATGAACACCCACGGCCGGGCCCTGTTCACGTTGGCCCATCGCGCCATGGCCGGGGAGAACGAGGACGACTATGTCATCACCGACGGCGAACGGATCTGCAGCACCGCGATCGGTTGGAACTTCGGCGACGGCCACATGCATAACGAGCAGCTGATCGCCGCGATGCAGGAGCGCTGCCATTTCGAACCCGGGGAAGTGCGGGTTGTGCTGCTGGATGCCCAGCCGATTCACCGTCAAACCCAGGAGTACCGGTTAGTCGACGCCGCCACCGGCGAATTCGAGCGGGGCTATGTGCGGGTGGCCGATATGGTGACCCGCCAGCCGTGGGAGGACGACCTACCGGTGCACGTGCTGTCCACTTCTGCTGTCGATGCGGGCGGCAGCGATTAG
- a CDS encoding RtcB family protein, whose product MELVQETPFRFRINPSGAMRVPGVIFASPSLLPDTHLQPLLQQVANVATLPGIVEASYAMPDIHLGYGFPIGGVAATAVREGGVISPGGVGFDISCGVRLLASDLQRNDFAKVASLVMDGLSRRIPRGAGPGGVWSDLSDRDLDEVLRGGSRYVVEHRVGSQRDLDRCEDGGGFEHADPAAVSEQARARGRHQLGSLGSGNHFLEVQAVAEVFDEAAAHAFGLHAGQVCVMIHCGSRGLGHQICTDQVRTMDRSMSRHGVHVPDRQLACAPVDSTEGRAYLAAMHAAANFARANRQLLGSAASDVFRSATGEGLKLVYDISHNLAKIERHEVHGRSLELCVHRKGATRALPPEHPDLPTDLKDVGQPVLIPGSMGTSSYVLAGVRGGGAFHSTCHGAGRRLSRHQAARSVSPKALRDQLERRQGILVRGASSRGLAEEAPSAYKDVSEVVTVAEQAGLCRTVARLVPLGVVKG is encoded by the coding sequence ATGGAATTGGTGCAGGAAACGCCATTTCGGTTCCGGATCAACCCGTCCGGCGCCATGAGGGTGCCCGGGGTGATTTTCGCTTCGCCGTCGCTGCTGCCCGACACTCATCTGCAGCCGCTGCTGCAGCAGGTGGCGAACGTGGCGACTCTGCCGGGCATCGTGGAGGCGTCGTACGCGATGCCGGACATCCACCTCGGCTACGGCTTCCCGATCGGGGGCGTGGCGGCTACCGCTGTGCGCGAAGGCGGGGTGATCTCCCCCGGCGGAGTGGGATTCGATATTTCCTGCGGGGTGCGGTTGCTCGCGTCCGATCTGCAGCGAAACGACTTCGCCAAAGTCGCCAGCCTGGTAATGGACGGCTTGAGTCGGCGTATTCCGCGCGGTGCGGGCCCGGGAGGGGTGTGGTCCGACCTGAGCGACCGGGACTTGGACGAGGTGCTGCGGGGTGGTTCCCGCTACGTGGTCGAGCATCGGGTCGGGTCCCAGCGTGACCTGGACCGCTGCGAGGACGGCGGCGGGTTCGAGCACGCCGACCCAGCCGCGGTCAGCGAGCAGGCGCGCGCCCGGGGACGGCATCAACTCGGCAGCCTGGGTTCTGGTAACCACTTTCTGGAGGTGCAGGCGGTAGCCGAGGTGTTCGACGAAGCGGCCGCCCACGCTTTCGGGCTGCACGCCGGACAGGTGTGTGTGATGATCCACTGCGGCTCGCGGGGACTCGGCCACCAGATCTGCACCGACCAGGTGCGGACCATGGACCGCAGTATGTCACGTCACGGCGTGCACGTGCCGGATCGTCAGCTGGCTTGCGCGCCAGTAGATTCCACAGAGGGCCGCGCCTACTTGGCGGCAATGCACGCGGCGGCGAATTTCGCGCGCGCCAACCGCCAGCTTCTCGGCTCAGCCGCCAGCGACGTGTTCCGCTCGGCCACGGGCGAAGGATTGAAGCTGGTCTACGACATTTCCCACAATCTGGCCAAGATCGAGCGCCACGAGGTTCATGGCCGGAGCCTCGAGCTTTGTGTGCACCGCAAGGGCGCCACCCGGGCGCTGCCCCCCGAACACCCCGACCTACCGACGGATTTGAAAGACGTCGGGCAACCGGTGCTGATACCCGGCTCGATGGGGACCTCCTCCTACGTGTTGGCCGGGGTGCGTGGCGGTGGCGCGTTTCATTCCACCTGTCATGGCGCCGGTCGGCGGCTCAGCCGGCACCAGGCTGCCCGCTCGGTGAGCCCGAAGGCGCTGCGAGACCAACTCGAACGGCGACAGGGCATCCTGGTGCGGGGCGCTTCATCACGCGGACTGGCTGAGGAAGCACCCTCTGCCTACAAAGATGTTTCCGAGGTCGTCACGGTCGCTGAACAAGCCGGACTCTGTCGTACTGTGGCCCGGTTGGTGCCCCTGGGTGTGGTGAAAGGCTGA
- a CDS encoding DoxX family protein, protein MTTDVALLILRLVLGLTLAAHGLNKFFGGGRIPGTARWFESIGMKPGTFHAVVAATAETTAGLGLAAGLLTPIPAAGFVALMLVAAWTVHRPNGFFIVKEGWEYNLVLAACAVAVATLGAGKLSLDQLIFGHNWLDGWAGLLLAVLLGLAGAVGQLLIFYRPPVKQAG, encoded by the coding sequence ATGACTACTGATGTCGCGTTACTGATCCTGCGGCTGGTGCTGGGCCTCACGTTGGCTGCCCATGGTCTGAACAAGTTCTTCGGCGGCGGCCGGATACCGGGGACCGCGCGCTGGTTTGAAAGCATCGGCATGAAGCCTGGAACGTTTCACGCCGTAGTCGCTGCCACCGCCGAGACGACCGCCGGGCTAGGGCTGGCCGCCGGGCTGCTGACGCCAATCCCGGCGGCGGGATTTGTCGCCCTGATGCTGGTGGCCGCCTGGACTGTGCACCGGCCCAACGGCTTTTTCATCGTCAAAGAAGGCTGGGAGTACAACCTTGTGCTGGCCGCGTGCGCCGTCGCCGTAGCTACTTTGGGGGCCGGGAAACTCAGCCTCGATCAGCTGATCTTTGGGCATAACTGGCTGGACGGCTGGGCCGGTTTGCTGCTGGCCGTGTTGCTGGGCCTTGCCGGCGCCGTCGGCCAGTTGCTGATCTTCTACCGGCCGCCGGTGAAACAGGCCGGCTAG